The following are encoded together in the Lathyrus oleraceus cultivar Zhongwan6 chromosome 3, CAAS_Psat_ZW6_1.0, whole genome shotgun sequence genome:
- the LOC127131141 gene encoding uncharacterized protein LOC127131141 yields MRNMRWIELLKDYDFGLNFYLGKANVVTNALSRETLHMSTLMARELELIQEIRDLNLIDDNGVIKFRDKICVPDMPKLKKNILEGHQSDLSSHPGATKMYQDLRKMFSWPGMKKEIVKFMLTKSAHFIPMRLDYSSERLDKLYINKIVNLHGIPSRIVSDKVLKFTSRFLESLQMALGMKLHMNSAYHPQIDGQTRMTIQLLEDLLRACVLDQ; encoded by the exons ATGAGGAACATGAGGTGGATTGAATTGTtaaaggattatgattttggtttgaatttcTATCTTGGTAAAGCCAATGTAGTGACTAACGCATTGAGTCGGGAGACGTTGCATATGTCTACATTGATGGCTAGAGAGTTAGAGCTAATTCAAGAAATTAGAGATTTGAATTTG ATTGATGATAATGGTGTTATAAAATTTCGTGACAAAATATGTGTTCCTGATATGCCTAAACTCAAGAAGAATATTCTAGAAGGACACCAAAGTGATCTGAGTAGTCATCCGGGTGCTACAAAGATGTATCAGGATTTGAGAAAGATGTTTTCATGGCCTGGAATGAAGAAAGAGATTGTAAAGTTTAT GTTGACGAAGTctgctcattttattccgatgagaTTGGATTATTCATCAGAGAGGTTGGATAAGCTGTATATAAATAAGATTGTCAatttgcatggtattccatcccGTATTGTATCTGATAAAGTTCTGAAGTTTACGTCGAGGTTCTTGGAGAGTTTGCAGATGGCTTTGGGTATGAAGTTGCATATGAATTCTGCTTATCATCCGCAAATAGATGGTCAGACTAGGATGACTATTCAATTGCTAGAGGACTTGTTGAGGGCATGTGTACTTGACCAATGA